The following coding sequences lie in one Oryza brachyantha chromosome 10, ObraRS2, whole genome shotgun sequence genomic window:
- the LOC102710057 gene encoding golgin subfamily A member 5, giving the protein MEAEVAALSQLQLQLVSLVSEHRLLRERERAAREELHSSVQRWKETEEGHRREARELRAEVAARDDALRSLESRIKCLETENEQLERNEKELKHNMEGLLQSKEAFIKHYEDSACSLRWTIQMKDKQIAVISEKLNAHMALFGSVGKEVTAVKQVLGDVKCLVSDKENVASDLKGKVEKISVLEKDFVEKLSFLEEKISKYQLELRNRARMIYELREHLEAEKLNNKFQPQLEELRKSLLVKDEIIERLTSEKQAMHMELHNMEIALRKFQDIFTSMGDEVMVRGPPVSNSQDIQDVNKEQLESIPGSQCEPPNEHTMTTVVDEAESKSEMDPGSKQAQSQSSLMHSALPPPEPVNANAETDECLRGSEDIDMDNSSPAQRTDSVNPNLESEDKP; this is encoded by the exons atggaggcggaggtggcggcgctgtcgcagctgcagctgcagcttgtCTCTCTCGTCTCCGAGCACCGGCTCCTCCGC GAGCGTGAGCGTGCCGCGCGCGAGGAGCTCCACTCCTCCGTTcag AGGTGGAAGGAGACGGAGGAAGGGCACCGGCGGGAGGCGCGGGAGCTGCGCgccgaggtggcggcgcgtGACGACGCGCTCCGGAGCCTCGAGTCCAGG ATAAAATGCCTTGAAACTGAGAACGAGCAGCTGGAGAGAAACGAAAAGGAGTTGAAACATAACATGGAGGGGCTGCTTCAATCAAAGGAGGCTTTCATAAAACATTACGAG GACTCTGCTTGTTCTTTGCGATGGACCATCCAGATGAAGGATAAACAGATTGCTGTAATTTCAGAAAAGCTGAATGCTCATATGGCTTTATTTGGTTCAGTAGGAAAGGAAGTCACTGCGGTGAAACAAGTACTCGGTGATGTGAAATGTCTAGTTAGTGACAAGGAAAATGTAG CTTCTGACTTGAAGGGTAAGGTAGAGAAGATTTCTGTTCTTGAGAAAGATTTTGTTG AAAAACTTAGTTtcttagaagaaaaaataagtaaataccAGCTTGAACTCCGGAATAGGGCGAGGATGATATATGAATTGAGGGAACATCTTGAGGCTGAGAAACTCAACAATAAATTTCAGCCTCAACTAGAAGAA CTTAGGAAATCTTTATTGGTGAAGGATGAGATTATTGAGAGACTGACTTCAGAGAAGCAG GCAATGCATATGGAGCTTCACAACATGGAGATTGCTTTACGGAAATTTCAAGACATATTCACGAGTATGGGGGATGAG GTAATGGTAAGAGGTCCACCTGTTTCTAATAGTCAGGATATACAAGATGTGAATAAAGAGCAACTAGAAAG CATTCCAGGCAGTCAGTGTGAACCACCTAATGAGCATACCATGACAACTGTTGTTGATGAAGCag AATCTAAGTCGGAAATGGACCCAGGCAGCAAGCAAGCACAAAGCCAATCATCCCTTATG CATTCTGCCTTGCCACCCCCAGAGCCAGTAAATGCAAATGCCGAAACAGATGAATGCCTTCGTGGATCGGAAGATATTGACATG GATAATTCGTCCCCGGCACAGCGAACCGATTCTGTGAACCCAAACCTTGAGTCAGAAGACAAGCCCTGA
- the LOC107305065 gene encoding uncharacterized protein LOC107305065, whose protein sequence is MAPQLATLAEEPGGGEEAARGRRRTGLHAALHRWARGARIPLRFLSGGGGGGGGYGGGGGRRPSADLRVLLSVLACPLSPVPVLPRHPRNVASSAQYILEQFRATTGCAKIEGAAKSMYAAGRVRMAMAPEPGAGAGGGGGWHEGCFVVWQLVPDMWLVEMAVAGHAVAAGCDGRVAWRRTPWLGAHAARGGGARPLRRALQGLDPVTIASVFSAAEHVGEKQVEGEDCFALRLDVGPSVLSTWSDGAAEVIRHGMTGYFSQRSGLLARLEDSQLTRIQAPGAPAMYWETTVASSVADYRAVDGGAVVAHAGSSVAHLARFGADVGAARAVTRMEEAWTIDDVAFNVAGLCPESFIAPEEVRISSRRYDDAAAITKKQ, encoded by the exons ATGGCGCCGCAGCTGGCCACGCTGGCGGAGGAGccgggaggcggcgaggaggccgcgcgggggcggcggaggaccgGCCTTCACGCGGCGCTCCACCGCTGGGCCCGGGGAGCGCGCATCCCGCTCCGGTTTCTTTCCggtgggggaggcggcggcggcgggtatGGTGGAGGCGGGGGGCGGCGCCCCTCCGCCGACCTGCGCGTGCTGCTGTCCGTCCTCGCATGCCCGCTCTCccccgtccccgtcctccCGCGCCACCCGCGCAAC GTGGCGTCGTCGGCGCAGTACATTCTCGAGCAGTTCCGGGCGACGACGGGGTGCGCCAAGATCGAGGGCGCGGCGAAGAGCATGTACGCGGCAGGGAGGGTGCGGATGGCCATGGCGCCGgagcccggcgccggcgccggtggaggaggaggctggcaCGAGGGGTGCTTCGTGGTGTGGCAGCTCGTGCCGGACATGTGGCTCGTCGAGATGGCCGTGGCCgggcacgccgtcgccgccggctgcgaCGGCCGCGTCGCGTGGCGCCGCACGCCCTGGCTCGGCGCccacgccgcgcgcggcggcggcgcgaggcctCTCCGCCGCGCCCTTCAG GGGCTGGACCCGGTGACGATCGCGTCGGTGTTctcggcggcggagcacgTCGGCGAGAAGCAGGTGGAGGGCGAGGACTGCTTCGCGCTGCGGCTGGACGTGGGGCCGTCGGTGCTGTCGACGtggagcgacggcgcggcggaggtgaTCCGGCACGGCATGACGGGCTACTTCAGCCAGCGGAGCGGCCTCCTCGCGCGCCTGGAGGACTCGCAGCTCACCCGCATCCAGGCCCCCGGGGCGCCGGCCATGTACTGGGAGACCACCGTCGCGTCCAGCGTCGCCGACTAccgcgccgtcgacggcggcgccgtcgtcgcgcacgCCGGCAGCTCCGTCGCCCACCTGGCGCGCTTCGGCGccgacgtcggcgccgcccgcgccgtcaCGCGGATGGAGGAGGCCTGGACCATCGACGACGTCGCCTTCAACGTCGCCGGGCTCTGCCCGGAGTCGTTCATCGCACCGGAGGAGGTGAGGATCAGCAGCCGCCGctacgacgacgccgccgccatcaccaAGAAGCAGTGA
- the LOC102714319 gene encoding IQ domain-containing protein IQM2-like — MGLSISYPPDDYLPAMEDNMGRLFIRSLSFDAMEMEEAAAAESHSPSPSPSPALQPAFGGSGGKLIIEGSLSFKRREADPVQMETMISIRSPEQDSSSSSKPNATASPSRFTSAAAGDRSPESPAVAGLRSPEHQAAAVRLQKVYKSFRTRRQLADCAVLVEQRWWKLLDFALLKRNSVSFFDIEKPETAVSRWSRARMRAAKVGKGLSKDEKAQKLALQHWLEAIDPRHRYGHNLHYYYHCWLHCESKQPFFYWLDVGEGKDVNLEEHCPRWKLHKQCIKYLGPKERESYEVIVEDSRLMYKLNRQIVDTTKSRKGSKWIFVLSTCKTLYIGEKQKGTFQHSSFLAGGATSAAGRLVVEDGNLKAVWPHSGHYRPTEQNFQEFMNFLKERNVDLTNVMLNPSEDEDDPEFSLRSSHSRQDLTELCQPDKEDQNAQIAQHHDTEETKISSGAPTMVTTPTIRKSTSVNKLQGKRPTRLLISSNSRDLSATDSKGKPSPVRKDMDEDSTMFGECLAFCKKNLFEEGGDEEDELVEVPEELILSRINSKKAMKSYQLGKQLSFQWSTGAGPRIGCVRDYPSELQFRALEEVSLSPRGDKSARFSSPRPSPLTPNSIPVARFGCSPTTQGDNMGLSLKPRQRSATWAAF; from the exons ATGGGGCTGTCAATCTCATACCCACCAGACGACTACCTGCCAGCAATGGAGGACAACATGGGCAGGCTGTTCATCCGGTCCCTCAGCTTCGACGCcatggagatggaggaggccgccgccgccgagtcacactcgccatcgccatcgccgtcgccggcattGCAGCCGGCGTTCGGCGGCTCCGGCGGGAAGCTGATCATAGAAGGCTCCCTGAGCTTCAAGAGAAGAGAGGCTGACCCGGTTCAGATGGAGACCATGATATCCATCAGGAGCCCAGAGCAGgacagcagcagtagcagcaagCCGAATGCCACTGCCAGTCCGTCGAGATTcacgtcggccgccgccggagaccGGTCACCGGAGTctccggcggtggccggaCTGCGTAGCCCGGAGCACCAGGCGGCCGCAGTCAGGCTGCAGAAGGTGTACAAGAGTTTCAGGACGAGAAGGCAGCTCGCAGATTGTGCCGTTCTCGTCGAGCAGAGATG GTGGAAATTGCTCGATTTCGCGCTGCTCAAGCGGAACTCGGTGTCATTTTTCGACATTGAGAAGCCCGAGACGGCGGTCTCAAGATGGTCTCGGGCAAGAATGAGGGCTGCCAAG GTTGGCAAAGGTCTGTCCAAGGATGAGAAGGCCCAGAAACTTGCTCTGCAGCACTGGCTTGAGGCG ATCGATCCTCGACATCGGTATGGGCACAATCTGCACTACTACTACCACTGTTGGCTCCACTGTGAGAGCAAGCAGCCATTCTTCTACTG GTTGGATGTAGGTGAAGGGAAAGATGTCAACTTAGAAGAGCACTGCCCAAGATGGAAGCTGCATAAGCAATGCATCAAGTACCTTGGCCCT AAAGAGAGGGAATCCTATGAAGTGATTGTCGAGGATTCGAGGCTAATGTACAAACTGAACCGTCAGATCGTCGATACAACCAAAAGCCGAAAGGGCTCAAAATGGATCTTTGTGCTGAGCACATGCAAGACTCTCTACATTGGTGAG AAACAGAAGGGCACATTCCAGCACtccagcttcctggcaggggGAGCTACATCAGCTGCAGGGAGACTAGTTGTGGAGGATGGAAATTTGAAG GCAGTATGGCCTCACAGCGGGCATTATCGCCCGACAGAGCAGAATTTTCAGGAGTTCATGAACTTCCTGAAGGAGAGGAATGTAGATCTGACCAATGTTATG TTGAACCCTTCAGAAGACGAAGACGATCCCGAATTCAGCCTCAGGAGCAGCCATTCTAGGCAGGACTTAACCGAACTCTGCCAGCCCGACAAGGAAGACCAGAATGCACAAATAGCACAACACCATGACACTGAAGAAACCAAGATCAGCAGTGGCGCACCCACCATGGTGACCACACCGACAATCAGGAAATCCACATCAGTGAACAAGCTGCAAGGGAAGCGGCCTACCAGGCTGCTGATCAGTTCCAACAGCAGAGACCTATCTGCCACAGACAGCAAAGGAAAGCCGTCACCGGTTAGGAAGGACATGGACGAGGACTCCACCATGTTCGGGGAGTGCCTCGCCTTCTGCAAGAAGAACCTGTTCGAAGAGGGAGGTGACGAAGAAGATGAGCTGGTGGAAGTACCAGAGGAGCTAATCCTGAGCCGTATCAACTCCAAGAAGGCCATGAAATCATACCAGCTGGGGAAGCAACTGTCCTTCCAATGGAGCACTGGAGCTGGACCTCGGATCGGGTGCGTTCGCGACTACCCATCGGAGCTCCAGTTCCGCGCATTGGAGGAGGTCAGCCTGTCACCTCGAGGAGACAAGTCGGCGAGGTTTTCGTCACCGAGGCCAAGCCCCTTGACACCAAATAGCATCCCAGTTGCAAGATTTGGCTGTAGCCCTACAACCCAAGGTGACAACATGGGGCTGAGCCTGAAGCCAAGGCAGAGGAGTGCTACTTGGGCTGCTTTCTAG
- the LOC102714770 gene encoding 40S ribosomal protein S17-4-like — MGRVRTKTVKKTSRQVIEKYYSRMTLDFHTNKKVLEEVSILPSKRLRNKVAGFTTHLMRRIQRGPVRGISLKLQEEERERRMDFVPEKSALEVEEIRVDKETMEMLTALGMADLPGVERQPEVSAAPAYSRPPYGGPRRDRV; from the coding sequence ATGGGTCGCGTCAGGACCAAGACGGTGAAGAAGACCTCGAGGCAGGTGATCGAGAAGTACTACTCGCGGATGACCCTCGACTTCCACACCAACAAGAAGGTGCTCGAGGAGGTGTCCATCCTGCCGTCGAAGCGGCTGCGCAACAAGGTCGCCGGGTTCACCACCCACCTGATGCGCCGCATCCAGCGCGGCCCTGTCCGCGGCATCTCGCTCAAgctgcaggaggaggagcgcgagCGCCGCATGGACTTCGTCCCGGAGAAGTCGGCGCTCGAGGTCGAGGAGATCCGCGTCGACAAGGAGACCATGGAGATGCTCACCGCGCTCGGCATGGCCGACCTCCCCGGCGTCGAGCGCCAGCCCGAGGtctccgccgccccggcctACTCCCGCCCGCCCTACGGCGGCCCCCGCCGCGACCGCGTCTAG